In Bremerella alba, one DNA window encodes the following:
- a CDS encoding FecR domain-containing protein → MTYDLNKRLAELSHRSVHNSLTAEEHAELEELLLTSPETRDEYFLLLDLEYGLAKLAVEETGRQSLSLPEAVVRPANQKREQPVVTPLRVGYWPLLALTLVGLLVAPVVYWTASQTSVAQGDHQVEGKSKEARSGPEIAPAVAAMQIVQLARSRFFGEPRAFAPGDTLALNHDYALVEGSVQLRSRTGAEMIVQAPAVFTVHSAERVLLKVGECSVYAPKGAEGFRVLTPQAEVVDKGTRFSISVNESGEADVEVIEGAAEVFTTQETSEPIHTGLLLEAGEGRVINSMGEVVAGDGSQFGRTYKSILPDRIISFDVTPKEDPEPDKLLMVTAQRGGKTVSYDVNQLIGFDLIHFKVNQNINNLTTPLLSVDPKHGDDTRRRAEYLDRDHCLCTGILNPGGSATPLTSDPDINNEDLNKRTPGLAVRFHEPIVNGPGADIVFFDLHVVVHPEDGDPFHVSPTHFEPGLKSHTIGEYDISLVDHGSHQLSSFRLYGFDRRIRSLDELCQSNHNGGVPHAVPAKVIATGIDLSDLGYPKGAEVRELFIQDAMDDENYIDPVFIGGFPPVSSTSPAEPTSTEE, encoded by the coding sequence ATGACTTACGACCTCAACAAACGCCTGGCTGAACTATCGCATCGTAGTGTTCACAATAGCCTGACGGCTGAAGAGCACGCCGAGTTGGAGGAACTGCTTTTAACCAGTCCGGAAACTCGGGACGAGTATTTTCTTCTCTTGGACCTGGAATATGGCCTCGCCAAGTTGGCCGTCGAAGAAACCGGCCGCCAGTCGCTCAGTTTGCCAGAAGCCGTGGTTCGCCCTGCGAATCAAAAACGCGAACAGCCGGTAGTAACGCCCCTCCGAGTCGGCTACTGGCCGTTATTAGCTTTGACTCTGGTAGGCCTTCTGGTTGCTCCGGTGGTGTATTGGACCGCTAGTCAAACTTCGGTGGCCCAGGGCGATCACCAAGTAGAAGGGAAGTCAAAGGAAGCTCGATCGGGTCCAGAGATCGCCCCTGCCGTTGCGGCGATGCAAATCGTGCAACTCGCCAGAAGTCGCTTCTTCGGCGAACCGCGTGCCTTCGCTCCCGGCGATACGCTTGCCCTGAATCATGACTATGCCTTGGTCGAAGGAAGTGTTCAGCTTCGCAGTCGCACCGGAGCTGAAATGATCGTCCAAGCCCCTGCCGTTTTTACCGTCCATTCTGCGGAACGGGTTCTGCTTAAAGTAGGTGAGTGTTCGGTCTATGCCCCCAAGGGCGCCGAAGGCTTTCGTGTCCTGACCCCGCAGGCCGAAGTTGTGGACAAAGGTACCCGGTTCTCGATCAGCGTTAACGAATCTGGCGAAGCGGATGTCGAAGTCATTGAAGGAGCCGCCGAGGTATTCACTACTCAGGAAACCAGCGAACCGATTCACACCGGGCTACTTCTCGAAGCAGGAGAAGGACGCGTGATTAACTCTATGGGAGAAGTTGTCGCCGGCGATGGATCGCAGTTTGGTCGCACTTATAAGTCGATCTTGCCTGACCGTATCATCTCATTTGACGTTACTCCAAAGGAAGATCCAGAGCCTGACAAGCTTCTGATGGTTACCGCACAGCGGGGCGGAAAAACAGTTTCCTACGATGTGAACCAACTCATTGGTTTCGATTTGATTCACTTCAAAGTCAATCAAAACATTAACAATCTGACTACACCTCTGCTAAGTGTTGATCCGAAACACGGAGATGACACACGTCGCCGAGCAGAGTACTTGGATCGCGACCATTGTCTTTGTACCGGTATCTTGAATCCAGGCGGAAGCGCAACCCCTTTAACGTCGGATCCAGATATCAACAATGAAGACCTCAACAAGCGTACACCGGGCCTGGCGGTCCGTTTCCATGAGCCTATTGTCAATGGCCCCGGGGCTGATATCGTCTTCTTCGACCTGCACGTGGTAGTCCACCCCGAGGACGGCGATCCCTTTCACGTGTCGCCTACTCATTTCGAGCCCGGCTTGAAATCCCACACCATTGGCGAGTATGACATCTCGCTCGTCGATCATGGCTCGCATCAACTCAGTAGTTTTCGGTTGTATGGATTTGATCGCCGTATTCGTAGCCTGGACGAACTTTGCCAATCGAATCACAACGGCGGCGTCCCCCACGCGGTCCCGGCCAAAGTGATCGCAACCGGCATCGATCTATCAGACCTCGGGTATCCAAAAGGTGCCGAGGTTCGCGAGTTGTTCATCCAGGATGCGATGGACGACGAGAACTACATCGACCCCGTGTTTATCGGCGGATTCCCACCCGTTTCTTCCACCTCGCCCGCAGAGCCCACCTCAACGGAAGAGTAA
- a CDS encoding DUF1559 domain-containing protein, translated as MPFQSSTIIRRGFTLVELLVVIAIIGVLIALLLPAVQQARESARRTQCVNNLKQVGLAVHNFHDTFGELPPSRIQYEYLGWSALLLPFMEQTNLYDQLDLKKKYKDQTTLVQQASVGGYVCPSRHQEGDLTEKVQAINADNGAVWDYATVCGPSGDNSIIRQFGKEKGMLVVAKGNKDKYSSQTGFASVTDGLTNTIMIGERHVQVDNLKDETTGHDGPLLSGWAYTTMRAAGPDYPLASNMRDDVDGVEHLVFGSFHPGITNFVMGDASVRPIQVNIDEDNLGRLASRDDGEVISVEF; from the coding sequence ATGCCCTTTCAATCTTCTACGATTATCCGTCGTGGCTTCACACTCGTTGAGCTGTTGGTGGTCATCGCAATTATTGGTGTCCTGATTGCATTGCTTTTGCCAGCAGTACAACAGGCACGTGAGTCCGCTCGTCGCACCCAATGCGTCAATAATCTGAAACAGGTAGGACTCGCTGTCCACAACTTCCACGACACTTTCGGCGAACTGCCGCCTTCACGGATTCAATATGAATATCTGGGATGGTCTGCGCTGCTGCTTCCCTTCATGGAACAGACAAACCTCTACGATCAACTCGACCTGAAAAAGAAATACAAAGACCAAACCACCCTTGTCCAGCAAGCCAGTGTTGGCGGCTACGTTTGTCCTAGCCGCCACCAGGAAGGTGATCTGACGGAAAAGGTTCAGGCCATCAACGCTGACAATGGTGCGGTTTGGGACTACGCCACTGTTTGTGGTCCCAGTGGCGACAACTCTATCATTCGTCAATTTGGCAAGGAAAAAGGGATGCTTGTTGTCGCGAAAGGCAATAAGGACAAATACAGCAGTCAGACCGGTTTTGCCTCGGTGACCGACGGTTTAACCAACACAATCATGATCGGCGAACGTCATGTTCAAGTCGACAATCTGAAAGACGAAACAACCGGACACGATGGCCCATTACTTAGTGGCTGGGCATATACCACCATGCGGGCCGCCGGTCCTGATTACCCTCTAGCCAGCAACATGCGGGATGATGTCGATGGAGTGGAACATCTTGTTTTCGGCAGTTTTCATCCAGGGATTACTAACTTTGTCATGGGAGATGCGAGCGTACGTCCTATCCAGGTCAATATCGATGAAGACAATCTTGGCCGATTGGCAAGCCGCGATGACGGCGAAGTGATCAGCGTCGAGTTTTAG
- a CDS encoding sigma-70 family RNA polymerase sigma factor — MPYDFPERSPLDDAAQDQRYADFLAYFSTDCDRLHAYIYSLLPHHADADDVFQRCSLLLWKKFETFDQQRDFLSWACGVAFYEVKNFLRTAQRDRLQFSETLLDLLAEQRSDDLASAPDHLAALRLCVKELTDRQQQLVWKAYGSATTVADLAAASGRSAQTLYNQLATIRRKLAQCVQMRLAASGEDA, encoded by the coding sequence ATGCCCTACGATTTTCCAGAACGTTCTCCGCTCGACGACGCGGCGCAAGATCAGCGTTACGCGGACTTTCTGGCATATTTCTCCACGGACTGTGATCGGCTACATGCCTATATTTATTCCTTACTACCTCATCACGCGGACGCAGACGACGTCTTCCAGCGATGCAGTCTGCTCTTATGGAAGAAGTTTGAAACCTTCGATCAGCAACGAGATTTCCTCTCGTGGGCGTGTGGCGTAGCATTTTACGAAGTGAAGAATTTTTTGCGGACCGCCCAACGCGATCGCCTGCAATTTAGCGAAACGTTGTTAGACCTTCTGGCAGAACAACGAAGCGACGATCTAGCGAGTGCGCCTGATCACTTGGCGGCTCTTCGCCTATGCGTCAAAGAGCTGACCGATCGCCAACAACAATTGGTCTGGAAAGCATACGGCAGCGCGACCACGGTGGCCGACCTGGCTGCCGCATCGGGACGTTCGGCCCAGACACTTTACAATCAGTTGGCAACCATTCGCCGCAAACTGGCCCAGTGTGTCCAGATGCGACTCGCCGCCTCAGGAGAGGACGCATGA